Below is a window of Pagrus major chromosome 21, Pma_NU_1.0 DNA.
CGCCACTTTGTCGTTGTTGGCGATCGCCGGGATCTCGTCCCTCAGAGCCATGAAGCTCATCTTCAGCTCGTTCCTGCGCTGCCTCTCCAGCACATTGTGAGTCCTGCGTTTGTCGTCGTCGTCCTCGCCGTCGGACCGTGGACTCAGGCACCTGCGGCCGCCGCTCTGCCTCTGAGCCGCCGGGCAGCCGCTCTCAGTCTTTAACCGTTTCGGTCGGTGGCTCGCTGGCTGCTGGGCGGCATAGTTGTGCTGATGGATGTTGATGTGGGAGCGTTTCAGGACCAGCGGGGAGGCGTCCCGTcggctgctgctgtctgactgcTGTGACGCCTTTCGCCTGTCCACCGTCACCACGTCgatctcttcatcctcctcaccgtcttcttcttcttcttcttcttcttctgaggacaaacaaagaaaacattcaggTGTCAGTACCAGCTGATATATCTGTCACTAAGTAAGTTTTCTCAGTCAGCATCTGagaagcaaaaagaaaatacagttgtgttttgaacattttttactACTCTGGTCtaatttttgtagttttgactaaataaatgtacttaaaattTCTAGAATTCAACTATTCATCCCAACGTATATCAGATATCTCTTTCTGATGGGACTTTAGAGTTCAGAGTTGGACCTTTTCTCCTCCAgaaccacagaagacattttacaaatgttttcctGCACTGAACAGTATCAAACATGATGCGAGAACTGACATTAGAGcgtgaaattggtggagtgctcctttaaatactTTCCTATAGCGTCAAATCTGATAGAAATGACagataaaactataaaaatacgACCTGGAACATAACAACACataacctttcaaaataaaagcccacctgattcactgtcactgctgctgagtGGCGGTGAGTCCACACTCAGCTCTGACGTCACCTCCATCACCGCCCCATCGCCGCTCTTCTCGCTCAGCGTGCTGTATGGAAACACCACAGACGGGTCGATGCAGTCTGTCGCTGCTGTGTGGAGGTCCTGCAGGTACCCCGAGCTCTCCTGAGAGCCGATCACCTGCTGACCAGCTGCTCCGTCTGTGCTGCTGTTCGTGTTGTTGGTTGCTGAGGAGTCCCGACGGGCCCGGAGCGACGCCAGCCTCTCGGACACCACCTGCTCCAGCTTGGTAGCTGCGGCGAagctgctgctccacatgcagtcCTGGATGATGAAGGACTGGAGGAGGGCGGCCGAGGGGTTGCAGTCATCGTCCAGCAGGTCGGACACCGCCTCCAGGTGTTCGGCGGCGGACAGCGGGACGTCGGACAGCGAGGGTCTCCGCCTGGGCGACAGGGGAGGTGTCGGCAGCAGCTCGAACTTCTTCCAGATGTCCTCTCCGGGGCCGGGGAGGAGGTGGCTGCGTGGAGGCAGGTAGAAGTCCTCCTCCTCGCCATCCAGGAGGAAGTAGGGCTGAACCGTGTCGTAGTCGTAGTCATAGTTCCTGCTGGACGTGGTTAACACCGGCGGCATTATGGCTGCCTGCATGGAGACAAAACATGAGGTTAGACTGAGCGAGTGTCACCTGACAGGACTGAGACGATGAGCTTGACTTCTAACAGAACCACATGAAAGTGTTCATCTTCACGATCTACAcaaaaattctgtttttatagaaaaataaaaaatctgagtACAGATAGTAATCCAAACGTCTCAGGTGTTCACAATTAACCTGTAAATACTTCATATTCTGTGTTTTCCATCCCCATATTTCAGTTACTGCAGCATAAACGAGTGTCACAGATTTCACTCATCATTTAGGCTTTCAGCAAAATCTGAACTGAAGAGTTTTTGCATACAGGGGAGATCCCATACAGCTGCAACTCTGACTGTTCCTGAGTGAATATTTAAAGGATTAGTCACAGCAGTGACACAAACATGAGTATCTTCAAGTTATTTCAGATTAACCACAGAGCACCATGAACACTACTGTGGAGGACCGAACCTGccaacaatgaaaatatactttttattttatgtatttcttcATTATGCAAAAGTGTACCACTGGGTCAACGTTTCacccatttatttattcattttggcAGTTTTGGTCTTCCATAACCAAAAAGTGGTCCTCACTATAACTTTATAACTGGGAGAGGTGGAGAGATTCATTacaaacaagttatttaacAGACTTAAGACGGGCATCATCTTAtcaatttaaaatgatgtgTCTTTATCATGAGGTTATTCTCTTACAAAATAGATTATGTCACATGTTTACAGGTAGGAATTGCTCGCAAAGTTAGCCAgtatcacattcacacaaaacTTCATGCCCAAAAACTGTAGTTTAGTTTTCTATTCTTTGTCTGTTCAAGttaacacataaaacatgacTAAAATATAAAGATCCTTCACCAATAGACGACACTTTACAATTCGGCATGTAAAGAGTAACGCTGAAGGCAaactagaagaaaaaaaggacacaTGTTTGACCAAATATTGACAGGTGAGGTGTTCAGCAGACACCAGCCTTCACTCACCGCAGCTCAACTTTCCAAACTCTCTACACCTAAAGTGTTTTTGGTGGCAGCTACAGAAATACGGCTTGTGACTGCAGTGAAAACTAAATGTGGAGGTTTATTCGGCGGCAGCACATTCTGCAGTGTTTGACAGTGTAACCGTCACACAAAACCTAATCCAAGAAACAGtgaatttaagattattttacttATAGTTGAAGGTTTTAAAGGGCGAAATATCGCTCAAATATAAAAAATCATATCAATACAGGACACTGGACACTCCGGCGTATAAAacttaatattaaaaatacatttaaatgagtAACAGGTCAATAAACTCCTCGACATCTCCACCCGTGTCCCATATGGACGAAAACTGTTACCAACATTTAGTGTAGATAAACTTCCAGATATAAGCTAGAAAGCTGTGTTTAAGTTAATTATTCTGTCAGAGTCTATTAAAGACATGGCTTGTTCAAATATTGACAGGTGAGGTGTTGCTGCTCTGCAAATACACGAacatccaccagactccaccACAAAAATCTACAACTCCATCTTTAAACTATAAAATCACAGTTGTCATTAAGAGCTATCAGAATAAAGTTCGTGGCCATGTTATGAACTTGCTGCAGGGGTAAATTcggcacattttaaaaacagatttggTGATAAGTTTTCCCGGTGCAGGAGAAAACTGAGCTGGAAAAGTCTCATACCCGTTAATTAACACTCACCGTTATGACTCCCACAATAAAGTTGACGGGACCGACGTGAAAACTGAGCGAAGTCCAAACGTTCCGCTAAATCTTCGGTTTCAGTTCGTGTTATCGAACAGAACCGGCGTGTGACAGATGGGTCCGCTCTCGATCAGTAATCGATACGATGGGTCGGGTTCCGCTGATGCTCTGACACTGAGTCACCGGCACCGGGACATTTAACAGCCCGCTCTCATTCCTCTGTGTTCATCCGCTCACACGACAACTTTCGCGCCAAATGTCAACTACGTAGTAAACTAAAGCGACTCGTGAGCGCGTCGGTGGCGGCGTGAAAAATAACGCAGCGCGCGTCCTGTCAGCAacagttcagtttatttaaaaaaaacccttcacGCGGAGCGATAACACGCGTTAACGGGGGGGGACTGCTTTACTCCGCGGATGTGTAGTGAAGCGGTGGTGTGAGAGGGTGGTCCGCGAGCAGTAAATGATGCGCACAGTTCCGGGAAGTGATCCGCTGTGATGAGGTCCAGACGAACCGCAGCACGGGGACACGGGGGGAGGAGTCAACacgtaaacaaacaaacaaatacataaataaacacacacataacattAGTTAGAAGCCAGTTTCCACCTTCACATGTACATCAGGATGAACTCAACAGTGCAGTTATTCATACAAATGATCAATTTACAAATCAGATCTTATTAATTGATGATTACTTGATTGATTATAATATTGATACTTTTAAAGGCACAATCTAATCTGTCTGGCTTTAATGTAATGTCTTATAATTTTATGGTGTTAGTGTTTAgacttattttaatgtatttcgTTTTAATCActatatttgattaaaaaaaataaatcaatttcgTTTCAGTATGTGAAGTTTTCCCTCtcttgaatcgagggtctaaggacagaggatgtcgttcactgtacggattgtaaagcccactgaggtgATGTCATTGTGactttgggctatataaatataattgatttgatttgactaaTTTTCCTTTGATTTCACCTtcatcattatttgttttttatcttttattctttatcttttgtATCTGAACTATTCATGTTGTTACAATAGGTGTGCATCAGTCTctaaacctgtttttgttttatcattcaCTTTTAAAGCAGTCTGAgctgcattttgatttgtttgaaaggttataatatagatataaataaagtttgattgactGCTTGATTGATAATGTCAGTCAGGATGAACAAACCTTTCATATAgtgacatttcaaacattttttacttttcatttcactCATCATTGAATCAGTTTAATAACTAAGTTTTACTTGAGGACaaaccctctctgtctctctgtatcacTAACGATGATGATTAATATTACATATATCTTTATTTCATCTCGTTGAGTTTATAAATCTCTTCCTGGATATAGACCTGACACGATGTCTGAACATTAAACATAGTTGTAGCAGAATAACGAACAGACTGTGTGATTATTATGTGATTATTATGTGATTATTATGTGATTATTAACACcagacagcagctttactccatcagctctgtgtcCTGCTGTCTTCCTGACactgctgccctctggtggctGCAACGACACATTACTGGCAttcatatttttctctcctgttttatctttgttttcagagatggaggaagtattcaggtCCTTTAAAGGAGTTATACCACTGCCAGAATACTGTGTTACTAGTAAAAGTCCTGCAATCAAAATactacttcagtaaaagtatataaatatcaggaaaatgtactcaaagtattaAATGCAGTAACGTGTCCCTGCAGGCTGTGACTGTCGTTCTCTTCTGACTCGGtcattaatgtaaaagcagcattttactgttgttggtTGAGATGGAGCTCATTTTGATCTAGTTTTTGATTTGTAAAAAATCTGACAATTATGAAGAATAGCTCAATTTAagttattcaaatatttaaacatgaaaGCAGCcactgacatgaaaaaaatataaaaaataattttatattatattttatattttaaaaatattttatttagcctttattttaccaggaataTTCCCATTGAGATTCAGAATCTCTTTTACAAGGGAGTCCTGGCCAAGACAGCAGCATAAAGACTTTCACATATATTCATTTACAacattatggaaaaaaatgtatagataaaaataaatcaactgGCTAATTAATTAACCGACTAATAATTTCAGCTGTGCTTCTATAAACCGTTGAGCAGTTTAATTTCtaacaaacatatttcacaagtccttttatatgttttgtgtgtaaaaatgtgtcatatttgtGCCGTACTTCAGTAAACGTAGGCTTATATTAAATTACACCACAtcctttatttcatttattccaTTCTTCTGTAAATCACATGGATTTTGATGTGAtgtgcaacataaataaatgtaccttgtgTTTTACTGCTGCCCTCTTGTGGCTGAAATCACACACTGCTCCACACCAGGTAAACTGCAGCATGTAGTGGTAGAAGCAGCAGTGAAAACTGGTTAAAAAACACACTTCTGTGAATATTAATATTCAGGTGCTGTGTCTCAACTCTTTACTATATTTAGCAGATAgcatacaaataaacaacatactTTAATATGTTATACTAACAGGGATTGATATAATAAATGTGACGTCATAgatttaacactttttttgttgCTCTCCAATATTTTGATGCTGTTTCACCATCACccacagttatttttattttttccagcaGTCTGCTTTGTTGGAGAATAGAGTCCATCAGCAGCATCCTTTACAAAAATTGTCATATTGTACTCTAGCGCTGTGAAGCCAAAATGGCTCCACTTCTATAAAATTACCCAGATCTTCCATGTTGTTCTATTTGGAAATATATATTCAGAGGTAAGAGAAAGACAGTGCTCCATCGTTTAAATAAAGCCATCTATATTTACACGTGGGAGCTGTGATATGATCAAGATGATTTCTAATAAAGTAAATTagtgcacttttttttaaaatcaagtaTAGAAACCCCATTAATAGTAACAGGACATTCACTGAAAGTCAGTTCATCAAGACGTATGCTTTGAGCTAAAGACACTATTCTCTGGGGTATTGATTTGATGACCACATCAAACTCTTGTTGAGAAATATTAACACTATATTTCTCTAAAAAAGCCTCATAACTACACAATTCACCGTTTACATTCAAAAGTTGGTTCACAGTACTGATGTTATTAACAAACCAGGTATGTAAATATAGAGTTTTGTTTCTATATGAAATGAAACCTTGTTTCAGAGGACAGAAGAGTCCAGCAtaaccatatatatatatatgtatatatgtagacatacatacatataaccATATATATGTagacatatatgtgtatatatgtagacatatatgtgtatatatgtagaCATATATGtctacatatatacacatatatacatatatatgtctacatatatatatacatatatgtctatatatatgtatatatgtagacatatatacatatatatagagacatatatatgtatatatatatttatatatatatgtatatatgtctatgagcACAACAGTTTGTTGATGAAAGTCATCTTCCGGGTTCTGCTGCCCACTGAGCGTGCGCACTAGCGACTTCCGCCGACCGAGcaagctaacttcctgtttagcgccgAGCTAACTTGACTAGAGATAAAATAActtaatcgtgcggctcttctagacctTCCAactgttattggaccgaatggctccagttctgacagtgaaacgagtcgTGTCTCGGAGGTTTTGGCGCTCAAAAATaattatccaccgttttacaggcgcttctttcacaatgttagctcaTGGGAACAAGTCTTTCTGGGCCGCGGTGCATCACGggacgatgtaattacacggtttggccactacgcATGTTTGCttaaagcctggcgctctttcTGGAGGCTTGGCTGTGAGCcgcatgaagaagaagaagaagaagaagtaccGGAAGCAGCTGTACTTACTTTCCCCGTTACTTCTCGCACGCGTTACCACAACACCAGAACAGCAGAGGTCCACCACAGCCTCCAGGTGTGGAGAAACGTGTTCTGGCGGACTTTGTGTACATGTTTCCCACCGGACTCATCTGCTGTTAGCTAAGTATGCTAAAGTAGttagctgctgctggaggagagtcTGTAAACATGTCTAAGGTCCAAACTCTCAGAGCTTTTGTGGACCAGCGACTGACGGCGGCTGCTGAAGAGATTCTGGAGCTGTTCGAAAGAACCGTAGCAGAGTACGAGGAGGAGCTGTGTCGACAGAGGAAAGCACTGGAGGACGTCATGAAGCCGGAGGTGCTGTTCCACAGAGCAGGTCGGGTCCCCGCACGTGGATGTGATTACATTGTGTTGTGATGAGTTacaggtgtttgtttgtttgtttgtttgctcctGGTTTTTAATTCTCACTAACAGGAAAGTGACCAGACTGTTGTACTGTTCTGATACTGTCATTATATACactttatatattattttcatCTCAGTACATGTGTGTTAAATTACCAACAGTCATCTCTGTGCTTCAAGGTACATTTCAGTCAGAATGGAAAAATCTTcattaatagttttttttaattttttttttataactgaataaacaaatgatctTTAATTAACAGTGTAAtctcacactgttttactttgttcactTATGGAGAtatattgtattattacttcTGTTTGAATTGGTGGAAGGGCAGAtgtggttattagaaattaataattattgatagTAATTACTAAAATTGAATTAATCCaaattaataatcaaatcattaacACAGGGCATCGCCAATAACCAGACCGAACAGTCtcaaaataactttaaatgtaaatatttgttaaaaaaaatatttaatgtaaaattgatcaaatcaataatacttCAATCATCAACAATCTATCAgtcaactacagcagctaaactatgacactgaaacacaaagacaaactcaAGCAACAAATAACAATGAAgcgtgtgatgtgtgtgtgtgtgtgtgtgtgtgtgtgtgtgtgtgtgtgtgtgtgtgtcagagagacaaGGAAAAAGAGCCAAGATGGTGATCGTTGAGAAAGAGATCCAAGATGGCGGACAGCCAACATGGCCGACGTGATCTCTTGGAAGATGACACCATGGTTTGTTCAAGCCTGCGCGAGGCTTGAACAAAGCGTTTTCTCATTGCTCCtttgaatacacacaacactgtTCCACAAAGGCAGCAGCTCTGCCACAGGTACCTCATGTTGTcgtgtgtgttcaggtgcgCTCTCGGACAATGGGAGATGGGAGTTTTCAAACCTGGGGGGACTGTGACAAGCaggcgccacctactggacatCTGGGTCGGTGCACTTCCCTTTGCTtaccaggctttgttagtgcGAGGAGGTGCATTCAAGCTTTGGTCTACACGTAGGCCGCTCTGTTGTCGGAAACATGTGGTGAGGGTCCCAACACTTAGTGTATATCTTGAATATTTcctttctgtgtttgaatttgttttccaaaactacacagtgcatctttaaatcaaactttttcAGACTTaaccaacaaaaaataaaaaacctcatGGACTCTAGATGGCCGACTGAGATGCACCTATATAACGTGCCtgacttcacagcagaacagccaGTTAAAATAATTATGTTTGAATTTACATACAAGTTGATTtgatattaaaaacaacacatctatCCTGCTCACCACGCGGCGTGGAGTCGCTCAGTGGTGGTCCACGGGCCCAGCGTGAGGAAGGCTGCTTTAAATTGAATCCTCCTCCACCTGAAACTAATTTGTgggtacatactgtatgttttacaGACATGGCTGACGTGGTGACACTGATCACAACTGTGCTACCAAACTGCCAAGGGCAGCCTTTACTGGATACACTTGAAAGCATCGGTGTGAGCTCATTAGAAGATCTGGGGTTTGTGGAGCCGGACGACCTCGAAGGTGTCTTGAAGAAAGTGGAATCGAGGAAGCTTCTCGCTCGTGCCAAGGGTGAGTAAAACTACGTTGGTGGTACGTTTGGGTGTGTAAGAGATTCATAATTACCAACAGTTTGGATAAAAATAGACTACTGTTAAGCTTTACTTGTCAACCAACTAGCAGACAGGTTAGACCTCCCAAATCTGGTTTTTATTCAACAACCCCTCCCTGACTATGGCACTAATGGTTTAGCGTCTTTCATCCGCTTACATGAAACACAACTTGAATTCTCATTCTggctgaaaacaaagaaaagtgcAGAGCTCGAAGGTCGACGCAAAACGTtcaaaaaacagcaaaagttaCAGTGTTTAGAAAAATGTAAGAAGACAAGGGTGAAACTCGACATCAGAACTACAGACTTTACATTTTCAGGACTTGTGAGATCAGAAGAGTCGGTGAGATAATCACATCAGCCGTCGTTCTCCTAAATATGACTGTGACATTTATTACATCATTCTCGTGGCGGTGTCGAAGGCTGTGTTCTCGTACTTGCTATGTCTCAACATTAATTCCTGACTGATCTGTTAACTCTTCTTCAGCTCTGCTCAGCCCTGCAGAAAGAAATTACTCGGGACACGAGTCGTTTCTCAGCTCTCCTGCAGGCTTTTCTTCATCACAGGCCGCGCTGCAACTTCAGCCTTGTGTCAAAGGTACAACCATGTACTGTGTATTAAAGCACTGGTGccatcaaacaacaaaaactactaaTATTTCACAGACAGTATCCCGGGTTATTTATACACACATTTGTGATTTAGCATTGTGTCTTTAACATGACACCAACTACAATAAAGCATTAATATCGTTTCACAGCCTTGACTTGCTCTCCAGCCCTGTCCGGGAATTCAGGGGCAGGATTTGAGGATGGGACTCTCCCAAACTCTCCTGAAAGCTCACAGTCAGCTCCGAGGGTCAGCACCTCCACGAATGCAGGCAAGTACAAGAACCCTGGTTGGTTTCCTCTGAACAGTTCAGGTCAGAATGCTTCACATTACAATGCTTTAGCATTTCTGTTATCGCTCTCAGACACGCAGAGATTCTCCTCTTAGTGACAATGCTGGAGAGAAATAAAGACTCAAACGTCCAGTTACACTTCAGTAGAGTCGATGATGTGAACAATGCTCGAATTACCACAAGTTCAACAAGCAGTGCTTCATTTGTAATTcaggaaacacagagaggacactGTTCTGTTCCTGGAAATTAACAAAAGGAACCAATAAGAGGAGTAGGATTGTTAAAATCTTAACAACACCCATCTGTAGTGTCCACTATACAAAGGTCAGgattttgttttatgttctgtGATTCACTGGGAATGATTTTGAAATGAATGGCGCTCCCGGACGCTGTGGTCAAATATACAGACTGTCTGTAATCTAGACGCAGGAATAATTCGCATTgcgtttggtctgaacgcaGCATGAGAGGTCCAGAGGGTTCATCAAGCAGAATCCTCTGATCACTGATGATTCCTTCGTGTTGTCGTCCGACTACACTGATCACAGTATTGTCTGTTGCAGATATAAATGTCGACAACTTGACGGCCTCCACCAGTAACAGTGACGTGCTGCTATCAACGCTGGACCCTGACTGGCACTTTAACTTCTGCATTCCTTGGAATTCGATGCCATCACACATTAAAGAAACTCTGGAGAAGCAAGAACGTCCGTCTGCTAAAGACAGAAGAGAGGTGGTCAGGATGGTCACTGCAGAAATCCTGGCAGTGTGCAAATGCCCACAAAAGAAACACTTGAGGGAAATTGCTCGCAAGATGGTGTTGGCTTATCCCAAATCATTCAAGGACGTCATTGAGGGTCAAGTGGTAGGCAGCGGCTATGATTCCCTTACAAGACAACTGCAGTGCAGAGTGGACAACTGCAGACGAGCACAGCCAGTGATGGTGACGCCAACCAGCTCTGGACGCAGAAGAAGACGGCAGAAAAACGTTAACGGATGTGTCAACCCTGATCCACTTCCTGGAAACCTGGAAGTAGAACAACAGAACAAGGAAGAACTGCAGAGAATGTTTGAGAACGACGACATGGACGAGAATAAAATCGAGATGCTGATGACGGAAACATTCGCTTCTCAAAGAAGAGACGTACTCAGTGGAAATGACACACAGACCTTGAAAGAAGAGTGGCCTTACCTCTTCGACACCACTGGATTAAAGACTCATTTTAAGCAGCTGACTGGTGTCCACATAGATGAAGAATTTCAAGAAACCATGAGCAGGAAGTCCAGACGAATTCTGCAGTGCCTGAAGAACCGGGACAGAGGAAGCGGTGCAGCGAAGCTCCGCTGTGATATCCAGTCTGCAAATACAAGTGAGGAATTATATCACGCCGTGCGGATGCTGCTACTCCACTTCAAGGAAGACGAAAGCAGGATTTTCGTCCAAGTTGAAGACGCCTGCGTCTCAGCTGAAGTCCGACGAGACGATCTACCCCCAAACCCATGCATTATGGTGTGTGGTGAGTGACAGCGAGTCTCTCTGACTGTACaagttaaatatttattgtccagttttctttgtttctttatccACAAGCTGTTTTCTTGGGTTATCTTGTCCTTAAAATGGGAAGCGACCTGTTCAAGCTGAACTTCTGTTGGTATGTGTCCACAGGAGACGGCCCGCTGACGACGGGAGAGTTCATGGTGGCGGTGGATCAAGTGGTTGTGATGGAAAGAATCTCCACGTTCCCCGATGCGATGGCCTCCATGTTCATGATGTACTACGTCATGAATATTGACTATCCTGCGGAGATCTGCGCCACCCTGGAGTTCCTTCAGAGGTATTTCACACGATAAAACAAACCAGGGTGAAAGAAAATGTTGGGTTGTGTTTGTGGTTATCGCTGCGAACGTTTCAGGTTCAttattaaaaccaaaacaacaaaaaacaaaaccgtATACACAATAATAGAATTTctcaaaatgaagaaatgaataaaataagtcacattttttaaatatgatgttCTGCCAACAGATGTATTTTCAGAATCAACCCTGACAATGGCTCCAGAGTGGGAAACCAGGAGAAAAGAAAACGGTTGGCTGTCAACCCGAAGGTCCTTTCACTCATATCCAACTTCTTAGAGAACGACTGAACGGGGGACAGCGGAGGTTTGTGGGACGAGGACACCGTCACTGACAATAATTTTGGACACAGTCTCGTACCTTTGCCTTTTTTCCtatcttactttttttttgctctgaatcaaATGTTTTACGATCACGACTGATCTCATAGttcccacaaaacattttaagggctagctggttagcatgctaactgtagtagatatctttgcaacacaatacacggACATCATAATGTCTGTAATGactgttgatcattttttaaaatgttttcaactgaaattcttacgtattgcccctttaaatcataaacatttattgttttaaagctTTACTTTGACACGCCCGGATTACagagtttattttcagtgtttgaacGTGGACTTGGACACTGGACACCAGTTTACCGCTCGATGTTTGACGCCTGCGAGTTTGGTTGTGTTCAAATAAAAGGCCGTTTTGATACAAACggtgttctgtgtgtttgataTGACTCAGTTTACAGCTGGTTTGGGAACAGAGCTGTGAATGTatttagagaagaagaaagaggaaatgtaacaaatatgtttttacttTACATCCTTCTTATTTCATCATAATTCCTGGTTTGGTCACGTGCCAATGTCGAGGAACTGTTTCTGGTTCAGTGTCGTTTCTGTGACGAtgtaaaactttaaatattCTTCATTTAGTGTTTGAACAGCCGGTTATTAAGTTACAGTTGTCATATCTTTGTGTTCTGTATTCAATGAGGTTTTAACGATGTACGTGTAACGATTCACACTGTTAATGACCAAAACACTGGATTCTTATTAAAGTTACAGACTGACCAGATTTATCAAAACAtgattttcctgttttgtttttacatgttcaTTCTCTTATtacaaaaagacaacacaacttATATGTATTATTCTGCTAACAGTGTTACTGCTTTTACTACGCAACTACTGTAcaacttgttgtttttccagTATACGGTCCCATGGTGACCGCTTCCTCTGGTTtccctcaacaacaacaaaaaaaatcacacatatGTTTGTCAGTCTAAatttttaaatctaaatcttaAATCGAATCTTTAAATAGTCTAAATTGTATTAATCAAGTAATGTAGCCGTTGTaaagatacattaaaaataaaatacatttagttttgtgttaaactgctATACGTCATCAGTTCTGCCACCTCgacacagaaaaagtatttaaaaatcacaataaatctgcagttctgtgaaagagttggttctggttcagttctgtgagctgctgatatacaagagcagctctacaatgtttaagttacaggttCTGTGTGAGGAGTTGTTcactgaagctgcagcagcctTGTGTGTGAATCAgtgtgaataataaaaatactcCAACAGTAACAGCAGCACGTTAGTTGTAGCAGTGTTAGTAGGAGTTGCAGTGGCAGCAATATAAGATGTGATGATGCAA
It encodes the following:
- the LOC141016547 gene encoding transcriptional regulator Myc-A-like isoform X1, whose product is MPPVLTTSSRNYDYDYDTVQPYFLLDGEEEDFYLPPRSHLLPGPGEDIWKKFELLPTPPLSPRRRPSLSDVPLSAAEHLEAVSDLLDDDCNPSAALLQSFIIQDCMWSSSFAAATKLEQVVSERLASLRARRDSSATNNTNSSTDGAAGQQVIGSQESSGYLQDLHTAATDCIDPSVVFPYSTLSEKSGDGAVMEVTSELSVDSPPLSSSDSESEEEEEEEEDGEEDEEIDVVTVDRRKASQQSDSSSRRDASPLVLKRSHINIHQHNYAAQQPASHRPKRLKTESGCPAAQRQSGGRRCLSPRSDGEDDDDKRRTHNVLERQRRNELKMSFMALRDEIPAIANNDKVAKVLILKKATEFIAEIREEEKRLLTMKDELRKRSRQLKHRLEQLRTLH
- the LOC141016547 gene encoding transcriptional regulator Myc-A-like isoform X2; its protein translation is MPPVLTTSSRNYDYDYDTVQPYFLLDGEEEDFYLPPRSHLLPGPGEDIWKKFELLPTPPLSPRRRPSLSDVPLSAAEHLEAVSDLLDDDCNPSAALLQSFIIQDCMWSSSFAAATKLEQVVSERLASLRARRDSSATNNTNSSTDGAAGQQVIGSQESSGYLQDLHTAATDCIDPSVVFPYSTLSEKSGDGAVMEVTSELSVDSPPLSSSDSESEEEEEEEDGEEDEEIDVVTVDRRKASQQSDSSSRRDASPLVLKRSHINIHQHNYAAQQPASHRPKRLKTESGCPAAQRQSGGRRCLSPRSDGEDDDDKRRTHNVLERQRRNELKMSFMALRDEIPAIANNDKVAKVLILKKATEFIAEIREEEKRLLTMKDELRKRSRQLKHRLEQLRTLH